ATAGGCTTCCCTTCTAAAAGCGTCGACATCTCATTCTCCTTATTTCGATATTACGTCCTCGCACCTTTCCAGTATCTCCTCTTTCAGACGCTTCATCTCTCCCTCCAGAGGCGACAGAGACCTGTGGACCGTGCCTATGTAGGCCGTATCCTTCATGTATTTGAGGTTGATATAGACATTGAACTTTGCGGAGAGGAACGCCCCCTCAAGCATTATTGCCGCGATCGCCGTGTCTGTGACGAGGTTCTTGTTCCCGCTCTCCGCAAGCACCCCGCACAGCCTGAGGCATTCCGATGCTATCTTACATATCTCGAACGGGACGGCCGCCGCCTCTTTATAGGCCTTCTCCAGTTCCGGCGAATTTTTCTGGAGCGTCTTCATCGCGTTCGACAGCTTTCCGTACGCCTCGACATCCCGGTCCACCAGCTCTTCGAGCTCGTCCCGAAAATTCCCTGCCTTTACCAGGAGGTCCGCTATCTTCTTCTCGGCATCCTTATATTTCGGGTTCCCAACGGTATAGTTGGCGACCATAGAGATGAGCGCGACACCCGTTGCCGCGCTCAACGCCGCGGCACTCCCGCCCCCGGGAGCCGGTTTCCGCGCCGCGAGGTCATCGAGATACGTCTTTATCGATCTTTCGATGTACATATCATATCCCCTTTATATTTCCTTTGGAGTCGATGCCCACCTTCTCGCCCAGCGGCCGGGACGGTAAACTCGGCATCGTCATTATATTCCCGCACAGAGGCGAGATGAACCCCGCACCCGCAAAGAGGCGCGCGCCCCGGACGGGCAGGTCAAAATGGCGGGGCCGTCCTTTGAGGGAAGGGTCGTGCGAAAGGGAGAGGTGCGTCTTGGCCATGCATACGGGGAATCTTCCAAAGCCCAGCCCTTCCCAGAGCGCGATATCCGATTCGGCAACGGCTCCGTACTGGACGCTCCTGGCCCCGTACATCTTCTTTGCTATCGTCTCTATCTTATCCTTTATCGGGAGGCCGGCAGGATATAAAAATCTGAAATTCCGCCTGGCGCCGCTCGCCCTGACGACCGCCTCCGCCAGCTCGATCCCGCCCCCGGAACCATGACGGTAAAGCTCGCTCACCGCGCAGGCGAAAGCGCCGGCGGCGCCGGAACGCCTCTTCACGGTCTCGATCTCCCGTTTCGTATCGCTCCCGAACCTGTTTATGGCCACAACGCACGGTATGCCGAACGTCTTTACATTCTCTATCTGCTTTTCCAGGTTTGCGCATCCTTCTTCAAGGGCACCTATATCCTCTTTCAGGAGACCCTTAT
The genomic region above belongs to Candidatus Omnitrophota bacterium and contains:
- a CDS encoding cyclodeaminase/cyclohydrolase family protein; amino-acid sequence: MYIERSIKTYLDDLAARKPAPGGGSAAALSAATGVALISMVANYTVGNPKYKDAEKKIADLLVKAGNFRDELEELVDRDVEAYGKLSNAMKTLQKNSPELEKAYKEAAAVPFEICKIASECLRLCGVLAESGNKNLVTDTAIAAIMLEGAFLSAKFNVYINLKYMKDTAYIGTVHRSLSPLEGEMKRLKEEILERCEDVISK